From Cronobacter turicensis z3032, the proteins below share one genomic window:
- the nusA gene encoding Transcription elongation protein nusA: MNKEILAVVEAVSNEKAVPREKIFEALESALATATKKKYEQEIDVRVSIDRKSGDFDTFRRWVIVEEVTQPTREITLEAARYEDPSLNVGEYVEDQIESVTFDRITTQTAKQVIVQKVREAERAMVVDQFREHEGEIITGVVKKVNRENITLDLGSNAEAVILREDMLPRENFRPGDRIRGVLYAVRPEARGAQLFVTRAKPEMLIELFRIEVPEIGEEVIEIKAAARDPGSRAKIAVKTNDKRIDPVGACVGMRGARVQAVSTELGGERIDIVLWDDNPAQFVINAMAPADVASIVVDEDKHTMDIAVEAGNLAQAIGRNGQNVRLASQLSGWELNVMTVDDLQAKHQAEAHAAIDTFTKYLDIDEEFATILVEEGFSTLEELAYVPMKELLEVDGLDEPTVEALRERAKNALTTLALAQEESLGDNKPADDLLNLEGMDRTLAYKLAARGVCTLDDLADQGVDDLADIDGLTDEKAGELIMAARNIRWFSDEA; encoded by the coding sequence ATGAATAAAGAAATTTTGGCTGTTGTCGAAGCAGTTTCCAACGAAAAAGCGGTTCCGCGCGAGAAAATTTTTGAAGCGCTGGAAAGCGCCCTGGCTACGGCAACCAAGAAAAAATATGAACAAGAGATCGATGTTCGCGTGAGCATCGACCGTAAAAGCGGTGATTTCGACACGTTCCGCCGCTGGGTTATTGTTGAAGAAGTTACCCAGCCGACCCGCGAAATCACGCTGGAAGCGGCGCGTTACGAAGATCCGAGCCTGAACGTCGGCGAGTATGTCGAAGATCAGATCGAATCCGTGACGTTTGACCGTATCACCACGCAGACCGCTAAACAGGTCATCGTACAGAAAGTTCGTGAAGCCGAACGCGCTATGGTCGTTGACCAGTTCCGCGAACATGAAGGTGAGATCATCACCGGCGTGGTGAAAAAAGTTAACCGCGAAAACATTACGCTGGACCTCGGCAGCAACGCCGAAGCGGTCATTTTGCGTGAAGATATGCTGCCGCGTGAAAACTTCCGCCCGGGCGACCGTATTCGCGGCGTGCTGTATGCAGTACGTCCTGAAGCGCGCGGCGCTCAGCTGTTCGTCACGCGCGCCAAACCGGAGATGCTGATCGAGCTGTTCCGCATCGAAGTACCGGAAATTGGCGAAGAAGTGATTGAAATTAAAGCCGCTGCTCGCGATCCGGGTTCACGCGCTAAAATCGCGGTGAAAACCAACGACAAGCGCATCGATCCGGTTGGCGCCTGCGTCGGTATGCGCGGCGCGCGTGTTCAGGCGGTGTCGACCGAGCTTGGCGGCGAACGTATTGATATCGTGCTGTGGGATGATAATCCGGCACAGTTCGTTATCAATGCCATGGCGCCGGCAGATGTCGCGTCTATCGTGGTAGATGAAGACAAACACACCATGGATATCGCCGTCGAAGCGGGTAATCTGGCGCAGGCTATCGGCCGTAATGGTCAGAACGTGCGCCTGGCTTCACAGCTGAGCGGCTGGGAACTCAACGTCATGACCGTTGACGATCTCCAGGCGAAACATCAGGCTGAAGCGCACGCCGCTATTGATACTTTCACGAAGTATCTCGACATTGATGAAGAGTTCGCCACGATTCTGGTGGAAGAAGGCTTCTCCACGCTCGAAGAACTGGCCTATGTGCCGATGAAAGAGCTGCTGGAAGTTGATGGCCTGGATGAGCCGACCGTGGAAGCATTACGCGAACGCGCTAAAAATGCGCTCACCACCCTTGCGCTGGCTCAGGAAGAGAGCCTCGGCGATAACAAACCGGCTGACGATCTGCTGAACCTTGAAGGTATGGATCGTACGCTGGCTTACAAACTCGCTGCTCGCGGTGTGTGTACGCTTGATGACCTCGCCGATCAGGGCGTGGACGACCTCGCGGATATCGACGGGTTGACCGATGAGAAAGCCGGTGAGCTTATCATGGCCGCTCGTAACATCCGCTGGTTTAGCGATGAAGCGTAA
- the truB gene encoding tRNA pseudouridine synthase B, translating to MSRPRRRGRDVHGVLLLDKPQGLSSNDALQKVKRIYNANRAGHTGALDPLATGMLPICLGEATKFSQYLLDSDKRYRVIARLGQRTDTSDADGTVVEERPVTFSEQELQDALESFRGDTLQVPTMFSALKYQGKPLYEYARQGIEVPREARPITVYELLFIRHEGDELELEVHCSKGTYIRTIIDDLGEKLGCGAHVIYLRRLAVSKYPVERMVTLEQLNALLEEAQTREIAPSELLDPLLMPMDSPAADYPVVNLPLTSSVYFKNGNPVRTSDAPSEGLVRVTEGEAQKFLGMGEIDSEGRVAPRRLVVEYPV from the coding sequence ATGAGTCGTCCTCGTCGTCGCGGTCGCGACGTGCATGGCGTGTTGCTGCTGGATAAGCCGCAAGGGCTCTCCTCTAACGACGCGCTGCAAAAAGTAAAGCGTATCTATAACGCGAATCGAGCGGGCCATACCGGCGCGCTGGATCCGTTGGCGACTGGCATGTTGCCCATTTGTCTCGGCGAAGCGACCAAGTTTTCCCAGTATCTGCTCGATTCCGATAAGCGTTACCGTGTAATTGCACGCCTCGGACAGCGCACTGACACTTCCGATGCCGACGGCACGGTGGTGGAAGAGCGCCCGGTCACCTTCAGCGAGCAGGAACTGCAGGATGCGCTGGAGAGTTTTCGCGGCGACACCCTGCAGGTGCCGACCATGTTCTCGGCGCTGAAATATCAGGGCAAGCCGCTGTACGAATATGCGCGTCAGGGTATTGAAGTGCCGCGCGAAGCGCGTCCGATTACCGTTTATGAGCTGCTGTTTATTCGCCATGAAGGCGATGAACTGGAGCTGGAAGTGCACTGTTCGAAAGGCACCTACATCCGCACCATCATTGACGATTTAGGCGAAAAACTCGGCTGCGGCGCGCATGTGATTTACCTGCGCCGCCTGGCGGTCAGTAAGTATCCTGTCGAGCGTATGGTGACGCTGGAGCAGCTCAATGCGCTGCTTGAAGAGGCGCAGACGCGTGAAATTGCGCCGTCTGAACTGCTCGATCCGCTGTTAATGCCGATGGACAGCCCGGCGGCGGACTATCCGGTGGTTAATCTTCCGCTGACGTCATCCGTTTACTTTAAGAATGGCAACCCGGTGCGTACCAGCGACGCGCCGTCAGAAGGCCTGGTGCGTGTGACGGAAGGCGAAGCGCAAAAGTTTCTCGGCATGGGTGAAATCGACAGCGAAGGGCGCGTGGCGCCCCGCCGCCTGGTCGTAGAGTATCCGGTTTAA
- the rbfA gene encoding Ribosome-binding factor A codes for MAKEFGRPQRVAQEMQKEIAIILQREIKDPRVGLMTTVSGVEVSRDLAYAKVFVTFLNDKDDAAVKAGIKALQDASGFIRSLLGKAMRLRIVPELTFFYDNSLVEGMRMSNLVTSVVKHDEERRVNPDDDKEE; via the coding sequence ATGGCGAAAGAATTCGGTCGCCCGCAGCGCGTCGCGCAGGAGATGCAAAAAGAAATTGCCATCATTCTGCAGCGCGAAATCAAAGATCCGCGCGTTGGGCTGATGACCACCGTATCGGGCGTTGAAGTATCCCGCGACCTGGCGTACGCCAAAGTGTTCGTGACGTTCCTGAACGATAAAGACGATGCGGCGGTAAAAGCCGGTATTAAAGCGCTGCAGGATGCCTCAGGCTTTATCCGCTCGCTATTGGGAAAAGCCATGCGCCTTCGCATCGTGCCGGAACTGACCTTCTTCTACGACAACTCGCTGGTAGAAGGGATGCGCATGTCCAACCTGGTCACCAGCGTAGTGAAACACGACGAAGAACGTCGCGTTAATCCGGACGACGACAAGGAGGAATAA
- the yhbC gene encoding UPF0090 protein yhbC, with translation MSTLEQKLTEMITAPVEALGYELVGIEFIRGRTSTLRIYIDSEDGITVDDCADVSHQVSAVLDVEDPVTVAYNLEVSSPGLDRPLFTAEHYARYTGEEVTLVLRMAVQNRRKWQGVIKAVDGEMITVAVDGKDEVFALSNIQRANLVPQF, from the coding sequence TTGTCCACATTAGAGCAAAAATTAACAGAGATGATTACGGCACCGGTGGAAGCGCTGGGCTACGAACTCGTCGGCATCGAATTCATTCGCGGTCGCACATCGACGCTGCGCATCTATATTGATAGTGAAGATGGCATCACTGTTGACGATTGTGCTGATGTCAGCCACCAGGTTAGCGCCGTTCTTGATGTCGAAGACCCGGTTACGGTGGCTTACAACCTGGAAGTCTCCTCGCCTGGCCTCGACCGTCCTCTCTTCACTGCCGAACATTACGCCCGTTACACTGGTGAAGAGGTGACGCTGGTACTGCGTATGGCGGTACAGAATCGTCGTAAGTGGCAGGGAGTCATTAAAGCCGTTGATGGCGAAATGATTACCGTTGCAGTTGACGGCAAAGATGAAGTGTTCGCGCTAAGTAATATCCAGAGAGCGAACCTGGTACCCCAATTTTAA
- the glmM gene encoding Phosphoglucosamine mutase, protein MSNRKYFGTDGIRGRVGDAPITPDFVLKLGWAAGKVLARHGSRKVIIGKDTRISGYMLESALEAGLAAAGLSALFTGPMPTPAVAYLTRTFRAEAGIVISASHNPFYDNGIKFFSIEGTKLPDEVEEAIEAELEKEISCVDSAELGKASRIVDAAGRYIEFCKGTFPNELSLNALKIVVDCANGATYHIAPNVLRELGARVITIGSEPDGLNINEKCGATDVRLLQERVVAEKADLGIAFDGDGDRVIMVDHEGNKVDGDQILYIIAREGLRQGQLRGGAVGTLMSNMGLEVALKQLGIPFARAKVGDRYVLEKMQEKGWRIGAENSGHVILLDKTTTGDGIVAALQVLTAIARNHMSLHDLCSGMKLFPQILVNVRFTPGSGDPLEHATVKAVTEDVEQALGKRGRVLLRKSGTEPLIRVMVEGEDEAQVTEFAHRIADAVKAV, encoded by the coding sequence ATGAGTAACCGTAAATATTTTGGGACAGACGGCATTCGCGGTCGCGTGGGCGATGCGCCGATTACCCCGGATTTTGTCCTGAAACTTGGCTGGGCGGCGGGCAAAGTGCTGGCGCGTCACGGCTCCCGCAAAGTCATTATCGGCAAGGACACCCGTATTTCTGGCTATATGCTGGAATCCGCACTGGAAGCGGGGCTGGCTGCGGCTGGGCTTTCGGCGCTGTTCACCGGGCCGATGCCGACGCCTGCGGTTGCTTACCTGACGCGAACTTTCCGTGCTGAAGCCGGGATTGTTATCTCCGCCTCACATAACCCGTTCTATGACAACGGGATTAAATTTTTCTCCATCGAAGGCACAAAATTGCCGGACGAGGTAGAAGAAGCGATTGAAGCGGAGCTGGAGAAAGAAATCAGCTGTGTGGATTCCGCAGAGCTGGGTAAAGCGAGCCGTATTGTGGATGCTGCGGGGCGTTATATCGAATTCTGTAAAGGCACGTTCCCGAACGAGCTCAGCCTTAACGCGCTGAAAATCGTAGTGGATTGCGCTAACGGCGCGACGTATCACATCGCGCCTAACGTGCTGCGTGAGCTGGGCGCTCGCGTTATTACTATCGGCTCTGAGCCGGACGGGTTGAACATCAACGAGAAATGCGGCGCGACAGACGTTCGCCTGCTGCAGGAGCGCGTGGTGGCCGAGAAGGCCGATCTGGGTATCGCATTCGACGGCGACGGCGACCGCGTCATCATGGTCGACCATGAAGGCAACAAAGTTGATGGCGACCAGATACTGTACATCATTGCGCGTGAAGGGCTGCGTCAGGGACAGCTGCGCGGCGGCGCGGTCGGCACACTGATGAGCAACATGGGGCTTGAAGTTGCGCTCAAACAGCTTGGCATTCCGTTTGCGCGTGCAAAAGTGGGCGACCGCTACGTACTGGAAAAAATGCAGGAAAAAGGGTGGCGCATCGGGGCGGAAAACTCAGGCCACGTCATTTTGCTGGATAAAACCACGACGGGCGACGGCATTGTGGCCGCGCTGCAGGTATTAACCGCGATTGCGCGCAATCATATGAGCTTGCACGATCTTTGCAGCGGTATGAAGCTCTTCCCACAGATCCTGGTCAACGTGCGCTTTACGCCAGGCAGCGGCGATCCCCTGGAACACGCCACCGTGAAAGCGGTGACTGAGGATGTCGAGCAGGCGCTGGGTAAACGCGGCCGTGTGCTGCTGCGTAAATCCGGGACCGAGCCGCTCATCCGCGTGATGGTAGAAGGCGAAGACGAAGCGCAGGTGACGGAATTTGCGCATCGGATCGCGGATGCCGTGAAAGCGGTTTAA
- the secG gene encoding Protein-export membrane protein secG: protein MGCGNPARNRLIMYEALLVVFLIVALGLVGLIMLQQGKGADMGASFGAGASATLFGSSGSGNFMTRMTAVLATLFFIISLVLGNINSNKTSKGSEWENLTAPAKTEQTQPAAPAKPTSDIPR, encoded by the coding sequence ATTGGCTGCGGTAACCCCGCAAGGAACAGGTTGATTATGTACGAAGCTCTTTTGGTAGTTTTCCTTATTGTAGCGCTGGGCCTTGTCGGTCTTATCATGCTGCAGCAAGGTAAAGGCGCTGATATGGGAGCCTCTTTTGGCGCAGGCGCTTCTGCTACGCTGTTCGGTTCAAGTGGTTCTGGTAACTTCATGACCCGTATGACAGCTGTGCTGGCAACCCTGTTCTTCATTATCAGCCTGGTGCTGGGTAACATTAACAGCAACAAAACCAGTAAAGGAAGCGAGTGGGAAAATCTGACTGCGCCAGCAAAAACTGAGCAGACTCAGCCCGCAGCGCCGGCTAAGCCGACCAGCGATATCCCGCGTTAA
- the pnp gene encoding Polyribonucleotide nucleotidyltransferase, producing the protein MLNPIVRKFQYGQHTVTLETGMMARQATAAVMVSMDDTAVFVTVVGAKKAKPGQDFFPLTINYQERTYAAGRIPGGFFRREGRPSEGETLIARLIDRPLRPLFPEGFVNEVQVIATVVSVNPQVNPDIVAMIGASAALSLSGIPFNGPIGAARVGYINDQYVLNPTQDELKASKLDLVVAGTESAVLMVESEAELLSEDQMLGAVVFGHEQQQVVIQNINDLVKEAGKPRWDWQPEAANEALNARVKALAESRLSDAYRITDKQERYSQIDAIKADVIAALQAEQAEGDALDENELGDILHAIEKNVVRSRVLAGEPRIDGREKDMIRGLDVRTGVLPRTHGSALFTRGETQALVTATLGTERDAQNIDELMGERTDRFLFHYNFPPYSVGETGMVGSPKRREIGHGRLAKRGVLAVMPAADRFPYTVRVVSEITESNGSSSMASVCGASLALMDAGVPIKAAVAGIAMGLVKEGENFVVLSDILGDEDHLGDMDFKVAGSREGITALQMDIKIEGITKEIMQVALNQAKGARLHILGVMEQAINAPRGDISQFAPRIHTIKISPDKIKDVIGKGGSVIRALTEETGTTIEIEDDGTVKIAATDGEKAKHAIRRIEEITAEIEVGRIYNGKVTRIVDFGAFVAIGGGKEGLVHISQIADKRVEKVTDYLQMGQEVPVKVLEVDRQGRVRLSIKEATEQTQEATAPAAPEAE; encoded by the coding sequence TTGCTTAATCCGATCGTCCGCAAATTTCAGTATGGTCAACATACTGTCACTCTTGAAACCGGAATGATGGCTCGTCAGGCCACTGCTGCCGTTATGGTAAGCATGGATGACACTGCGGTATTCGTGACCGTGGTTGGCGCTAAAAAAGCGAAGCCGGGCCAGGACTTTTTCCCGCTGACTATTAACTATCAGGAGCGTACCTACGCTGCTGGCCGTATCCCTGGCGGTTTCTTCCGTCGTGAAGGTCGTCCGAGCGAAGGCGAAACGCTGATCGCGCGTCTGATTGACCGCCCGCTCCGCCCGCTATTCCCGGAAGGCTTCGTTAACGAAGTTCAGGTTATCGCGACCGTCGTTTCCGTTAACCCGCAGGTTAACCCGGATATCGTTGCGATGATCGGCGCGTCCGCCGCGCTGTCTCTGTCCGGTATTCCGTTCAATGGCCCGATTGGTGCTGCCCGCGTGGGTTACATCAACGACCAGTACGTACTGAACCCGACCCAGGATGAGCTGAAAGCCAGCAAACTGGATCTGGTGGTTGCCGGTACCGAAAGCGCCGTGCTGATGGTGGAATCCGAAGCTGAACTGCTGAGCGAAGATCAGATGCTGGGCGCCGTGGTATTTGGCCACGAGCAGCAGCAGGTTGTGATTCAGAATATCAACGATCTCGTGAAAGAAGCGGGCAAACCGCGCTGGGACTGGCAGCCTGAAGCCGCGAACGAAGCGCTGAACGCGCGCGTTAAAGCGCTGGCTGAATCTCGTCTGAGCGACGCTTACCGCATCACCGACAAACAAGAACGTTATAGCCAAATCGACGCTATCAAAGCGGACGTTATCGCGGCACTGCAGGCTGAACAGGCCGAAGGCGACGCGCTTGACGAAAACGAACTGGGCGACATCCTGCACGCTATCGAGAAGAACGTTGTTCGTTCGCGTGTGCTGGCTGGCGAACCGCGTATCGATGGCCGCGAAAAAGACATGATTCGTGGTCTGGACGTGCGCACTGGCGTACTGCCGCGTACTCACGGCTCTGCGCTGTTCACCCGTGGTGAAACGCAGGCGCTGGTTACCGCGACGCTGGGTACCGAGCGCGACGCGCAGAACATCGACGAGTTGATGGGCGAGCGTACTGACCGCTTCCTGTTCCACTACAACTTCCCTCCGTACTCTGTTGGCGAAACCGGCATGGTCGGTTCTCCGAAGCGTCGTGAAATCGGTCACGGTCGTCTGGCGAAACGCGGCGTACTGGCAGTGATGCCGGCAGCTGATCGCTTCCCGTACACCGTACGCGTAGTATCTGAAATCACCGAATCCAATGGTTCTTCTTCTATGGCTTCCGTGTGTGGCGCTTCTCTGGCGCTGATGGATGCAGGCGTGCCGATCAAAGCCGCTGTCGCGGGTATCGCGATGGGCCTGGTGAAAGAAGGCGAAAACTTTGTCGTACTGTCCGACATTCTGGGTGACGAAGACCACCTGGGCGACATGGACTTCAAAGTAGCGGGTTCCCGTGAAGGTATCACTGCGCTGCAGATGGATATCAAAATCGAAGGCATCACCAAAGAGATCATGCAGGTGGCGCTGAACCAGGCTAAAGGTGCGCGTCTGCACATCCTTGGCGTGATGGAACAGGCTATCAACGCGCCGCGTGGCGATATCTCTCAGTTCGCACCGCGTATTCACACCATCAAGATCAGCCCGGACAAGATCAAAGACGTGATCGGTAAAGGCGGTTCTGTGATTCGTGCGCTGACCGAGGAAACCGGCACTACCATCGAAATCGAAGATGACGGTACCGTGAAAATCGCCGCGACCGATGGCGAAAAAGCGAAGCATGCGATTCGTCGTATCGAAGAAATCACCGCTGAAATCGAAGTGGGCCGTATCTACAATGGTAAAGTGACCCGTATCGTTGACTTCGGCGCCTTCGTCGCGATCGGCGGCGGTAAAGAAGGTCTGGTACACATCTCTCAGATCGCTGATAAGCGTGTTGAGAAAGTGACCGACTATCTGCAGATGGGTCAGGAAGTACCGGTTAAGGTACTGGAAGTTGACCGTCAGGGCCGCGTACGTCTGAGCATTAAAGAAGCGACCGAGCAGACTCAGGAAGCTACAGCCCCTGCTGCGCCGGAAGCCGAGTAA
- the rpsO gene encoding 30S ribosomal protein S15 produces the protein MSLSVEAKAKIVSEFGRGENDSGSTEVQVALLTAQINHLQGHFAEHKKDHHSRRGLLRMVSQRRKLLDYLKRKDVARYTALIERLGLRR, from the coding sequence ATGTCTCTAAGCGTTGAAGCTAAAGCTAAAATCGTTTCTGAGTTTGGTCGTGGTGAGAACGACAGCGGTTCTACCGAAGTTCAGGTTGCACTGCTGACTGCGCAGATCAACCACCTGCAGGGCCACTTCGCAGAGCACAAAAAAGATCACCACAGCCGTCGTGGTCTGCTGCGTATGGTTTCTCAGCGTCGTAAACTGCTCGACTACCTGAAACGTAAAGATGTAGCACGCTACACTGCGCTGATCGAGCGCCTGGGTCTGCGTCGCTAA
- the infB gene encoding Translation initiation factor IF-2, with protein sequence MTDVTVKALAAEIQTSVDRLVQQFADAGIPKSAEDSVTAQEKQALLAHLNREHGSGPDKLTLQRKTRSTLNIQGTGGKSKSVQIEVRKKRTFVKRDPQEAERLAAEEQAKREAEEQARREAEEAAKREAEEKAKREAGDKAKREAEEQAKRDAADKAKREAAETSKVSNQQTDEVSKAAQAEKARREAEALDLKRKAEEEARRKLEENARRVAEEARRMAEENATKWESGSEEESEDSSDYHVTTSQHARQAEDDSDREVEGGRSRARPAKAARQKKSNKHSESKADREEARAAVRGGKGGKRKGSSLQQGFNKPAQAVNRDVVIGETITVGELANKMAVKGSQVIKAMMKLGAMATINQVIDQETAQLVAEEMGHKVILRRENELEEAVMSDRDMGAQAEPRAPVVTIMGHVDHGKTSLLDYIRSTKVASGEAGGITQHIGAYHVQTDNGMITFLDTPGHAAFTAMRARGAQATDIVVLVVAADDGVMPQTIEAIQHAKAAKVPVVVAVNKIDKPDADPDRVKNELSQHGIIPEEWGGESQFVHVSAKAGTGIDELLDAILLQSEVLELHAVRKGMATGVVIESFLDKGRGPVATVLVREGTLNKGDIVLCGFEYGRVRAMRNELNQEVQEAGPSIPVEILGLSGVPAAGDEVTVVRDEKKAREVALYRQGKFREVKLARQQKSKLENMFANMTEGEVHEVNIVLKADVQGSVEAISDSLLKLSTDEVKVKIVGSGVGGITETDATLAAASNAILVGFNVRADASARRVIEAESLDLRYYSVIYNLIDEVKAAMSGMLSPELKQQIIGLAEVRDVFKSPKFGAIAGCMVTEGTIKRHNPIRVLRDNVVIYEGELESLRRFKDDVNEVRNGMECGIGVKNYNDVRVGDMIEVFEIIEIQRSID encoded by the coding sequence ATGACTGATGTAACCGTAAAAGCGCTGGCCGCAGAGATTCAGACCTCCGTGGACCGCCTGGTACAGCAATTCGCTGATGCAGGGATCCCGAAGTCCGCTGAAGACTCTGTGACGGCGCAAGAGAAACAAGCCTTACTGGCGCACCTGAACCGCGAACATGGTTCAGGGCCGGATAAGTTGACTTTACAGCGCAAAACGCGCAGTACTTTAAATATTCAGGGTACCGGCGGGAAAAGTAAGTCGGTACAGATCGAAGTCCGCAAAAAACGCACCTTTGTAAAACGTGATCCGCAAGAGGCAGAGCGTCTCGCCGCGGAAGAACAGGCGAAGCGTGAGGCGGAAGAGCAGGCCCGTCGTGAAGCAGAGGAAGCTGCCAAACGAGAGGCAGAGGAAAAAGCCAAGCGTGAAGCCGGCGATAAGGCTAAACGTGAAGCTGAAGAACAGGCTAAACGCGATGCCGCTGATAAAGCGAAACGTGAAGCTGCGGAAACGAGCAAAGTGAGCAATCAACAAACTGACGAAGTGAGCAAAGCTGCTCAGGCGGAAAAAGCCCGCCGCGAAGCTGAAGCCCTTGACCTTAAGCGCAAGGCCGAAGAAGAAGCGCGTCGCAAGCTGGAAGAAAACGCCCGTCGCGTAGCAGAAGAAGCCCGTCGTATGGCTGAAGAGAACGCGACCAAGTGGGAAAGCGGCAGCGAAGAAGAATCTGAAGACAGCAGCGACTACCATGTCACTACTTCCCAGCACGCACGTCAGGCAGAAGATGACAGCGATCGCGAAGTAGAAGGCGGCCGTAGCCGCGCGCGTCCGGCGAAAGCCGCACGCCAGAAGAAAAGCAACAAGCATTCCGAATCCAAAGCGGATCGCGAAGAAGCCCGTGCAGCCGTTCGCGGCGGCAAAGGCGGCAAGCGTAAAGGCAGCTCCCTGCAGCAGGGCTTCAACAAGCCGGCTCAGGCAGTTAACCGCGACGTTGTTATCGGCGAAACCATCACCGTCGGCGAACTTGCTAACAAGATGGCTGTAAAAGGCTCTCAGGTTATCAAAGCGATGATGAAGCTGGGCGCGATGGCGACCATTAACCAGGTTATCGATCAGGAAACCGCGCAGCTGGTTGCTGAAGAGATGGGCCACAAGGTTATCCTGCGTCGTGAAAACGAGTTGGAAGAAGCGGTAATGAGCGACCGTGATATGGGCGCACAGGCTGAGCCGCGCGCACCGGTTGTGACCATCATGGGGCACGTTGACCACGGTAAAACCTCTCTGCTTGACTACATCCGTTCCACAAAAGTGGCCTCGGGCGAAGCGGGCGGCATTACCCAGCACATCGGTGCGTACCACGTACAGACCGACAACGGCATGATCACCTTCCTGGATACCCCGGGCCACGCCGCGTTTACCGCGATGCGTGCACGTGGTGCGCAGGCAACGGATATCGTGGTTCTGGTTGTTGCGGCGGACGACGGCGTGATGCCGCAGACCATCGAAGCTATCCAGCATGCGAAAGCGGCGAAAGTGCCGGTTGTCGTTGCGGTGAACAAAATCGATAAGCCTGATGCCGATCCGGATCGTGTTAAAAACGAGCTGTCTCAGCACGGCATCATCCCGGAAGAGTGGGGCGGCGAGAGCCAGTTCGTCCACGTTTCTGCGAAAGCGGGCACCGGTATCGATGAGTTGCTGGACGCTATCCTGCTGCAGTCCGAAGTTCTTGAACTGCACGCGGTACGTAAAGGTATGGCGACTGGCGTAGTTATCGAATCCTTCCTGGATAAAGGTCGTGGTCCGGTTGCTACCGTTCTGGTTCGCGAAGGTACGCTGAACAAAGGCGATATCGTGCTGTGTGGCTTTGAATATGGCCGCGTACGTGCGATGCGTAACGAACTGAACCAGGAAGTCCAGGAAGCGGGTCCGTCCATTCCTGTTGAGATTCTGGGTCTCTCCGGCGTTCCTGCCGCGGGTGACGAAGTGACCGTGGTTCGTGATGAGAAGAAAGCGCGTGAAGTGGCTCTCTATCGTCAGGGCAAGTTCCGCGAAGTCAAACTGGCGCGTCAGCAGAAATCCAAACTCGAGAACATGTTCGCGAACATGACCGAGGGCGAAGTTCACGAAGTCAACATCGTGCTGAAAGCCGACGTACAGGGCTCCGTAGAGGCGATTTCCGACTCCCTGCTGAAACTCTCCACCGACGAAGTGAAGGTGAAGATTGTTGGCTCAGGCGTGGGTGGTATCACCGAAACCGACGCCACGCTGGCTGCGGCTTCCAACGCCATCTTGGTTGGCTTTAACGTTCGTGCCGACGCCTCCGCGCGCCGTGTTATCGAAGCGGAAAGCCTGGATCTGCGCTACTACTCCGTCATCTATAACCTGATCGACGAAGTGAAAGCGGCTATGAGCGGCATGCTGTCGCCTGAGCTGAAACAGCAGATCATCGGTCTGGCCGAAGTGCGCGATGTGTTCAAATCGCCGAAATTCGGTGCAATCGCGGGCTGTATGGTTACCGAAGGCACGATTAAGCGTCATAACCCAATCCGCGTACTGCGCGACAACGTGGTTATCTATGAAGGCGAGCTGGAATCCCTGCGCCGCTTCAAAGATGACGTTAACGAAGTCCGTAACGGCATGGAATGTGGTATCGGCGTTAAGAACTACAACGACGTCCGTGTTGGCGACATGATCGAAGTCTTCGAGATCATCGAAATCCAGCGCAGCATCGACTAA